One genomic window of Caenorhabditis elegans chromosome I includes the following:
- the E03H4.2 gene encoding Methyltransferase FkbM domain-containing protein (Partially confirmed by transcript evidence): MANHRLTDKLTMRSCFRWILFGVLVFTVVNFCINYTQKYENENELNVFKWTPREVRHDTARNLSAYKSTPIFDAYYKCVFPKLEPLNGQYNEFFSKFSNLTKECDNLQAYKAFDIREVLNIDEIKYVALPRNQTQLLTMVTLGIGHDVTGEIGLKELHPNMEFYGADPTADVNKILYEDKLGGKYYRYAVSGVNGVQKSSIYKEYDNYKTEATEHIAVDYFFKYILNKSLIDILWIDIEQNEFPIMEQLHVNKEIDNAGVTICQMNLEVHKGLFEQPVEETKLFHDFVWRVLEEKRYIMLNSYSDKFIRTFMINVGDEKCRNSLLR; this comes from the exons ATGGCTAACCATAGGCTCACCGATAAACTTACAATGCGGAGTTGTTTTCGTTGGATTTTATTCGGAGTACTAGTATTTACAGTCGTCAATTTCTGTATCAACTACACacagaaatatgaaaatgagaatgagCTCAATGTGTTCAAGTGGACTCCACGAGAAGTTAGACATGACACAGCGAGAAACTTGTCTGCCTACAAGTCAACTCCCATTTTTGATGCTTATTACAAATGCGTTTTTCCAAAGTTGGAGCCACTCAATGGGCAATACAATGAA ttcttcTCCAAATTCTCCAATTTAACAAAAGAATGCGACAATCTCCAAGCCTACAAGGCGTTCGACATCCGCGAGGTCTTGAACATAGACGAGATTAAGTATGTTGCACTTCCTCGAAACCAAACTCAACTTCTCACAATGGTCACGTTGGGCATCGGACATGACGTTACGGGAGAGATAGGCTTGAAAGAACTTCACCCTAACATGGAATTCTACGGAGCCGATCCAACTGCCGAcgtgaacaaaattttgtatgaGGATAAGCTTGGAGGAAAGTACTATCGATACGCTGTTAGTGGAGTGAATGGAGTGCAGAAATCGAGTATTTATAAAG AGTACGATAACTATAAAACAGAGGCCACTGAGCACATAGCAGTGGACTATTTCTTCAAATACATCCTTAATAAAAGCCTCATTGACATTTTGTGGATTGATATTGAACAAAATGAGTTTCCAATTATGGAGCAGCTTCATGTAAATAAAGAAATTGACAATGCAGGTGTCACAATATGTCAGATGAATCTCGAAGTTCATAAAGGATTATTCGAGCAACCAGTTGAGGAAACAAAGTTGTTCCATGATTTCGTGTGGAGAGTTCTCGAAGAAAAAAGATATATCATGTTGAATTCATATTCAGATAAATTTATTAGAACTTTTATGATCAATGTTGGAGATGAAAAGTGCAGGAATTCATTGCTACGTTGA
- the gtnt-46 gene encoding Glycosyltransferase family 92 protein (Confirmed by transcript evidence): MKIRKTSTILFVLSSIFVLFYLVNSALEQIQQLAYFFESEEQIDSSFPIKFYNVAYVDYRYDSPRLRIFTLNHCISKKNFLSVDLYYKGISSPTKLKVYGKSLEETCPSSYIFAKPCFYVAHTFFANLELNGRLEKVTINLGDREVNLAVKEVYKKHEKGLTLCLQPVYYYSQWQNIVLYIEAWRAHGASRFIVYYHSATKDTWKVLEYYRDMGIIEIRPWPNFGSLPPQIEKKYPKIDDSVYGFSYFLALNLCILDIKTTIGSVADFDEVMVPHNGTMLEYASKEMTGTNVGALLFKNSYVSLEPSIYDNEFTGVSKPVFLDGTAAPKYVFNATVIDIAQTHWVRSFTDSTKHTKVSDGTLLHHRFDAKWKRGEEVEKMFTYFPNNTSEHVASMQKTSLTIFNGSPPMFSFDLINGLNNCVLRIKETPNTCQSTGGMCRAHMDRMSEWIYDKTKNIFL, encoded by the exons ATGAAGATCAGAAAAACCTCTACTATTCTCTTTGTATTATCTTCCATTTTTGTCTTATTTTATTTGGTCAACTCGGCTCTAGAGCAAATTCAACAGTTGGCTTATTTCTTTGAAAG CGAAGAACAAATTGATTCTTCATTTCCCATCAAGTTTTATAATGTTGCGTATGTAGATTACAG GTATGACTCTCCACGTCTTCGAATTTTTACTCTCAATCACTGCATCtccaagaaaaattttctatcgGTTGATCTATATTACAAAGGAATATCATCTCCTACAAAACTGAAAGTCTACGGAAAGTCTCTGGAAGAAACGTGCCCATCTTCGTATATATTTGCTAAACCATGCTTTTATGTGGCtcatacattttttgcaaatctgGAGTTGAATGGTAGATTGGAGAAAGTGACAATTAACTTGGGCGATAGAGAAGTAAATCTAGCAGTCAAGGAAGTTTATAAGAAACATGAAAAAGGTCTCACACTGTGCCTACAACCTGTTTATTATTACTCTCAATGGCAGAATATTGTGTTGTATATTGAAGCTTGGAGAGCTCACGGAGCATCTCGATTCATTGTTTACTACCACTCAGCTACAAAAGATACATGGAAAGTTTTGGAGTATTATAGAGATATG GGAATTATCGAAATCCGTCCTTGGCCCAACTTTGGAAGTCTCCCAccgcaaattgaaaaaaaatatccgaaaatcGACGACAGTGTATACGGTTTCTCTTACTTTTTGGCTTTGAACTTGTGTATTCTTGACATTAAAACTACTATTGGGTCAGTTGCGGATTTTGATGAAGTTATGGTACCTCACAATGGTACAATGTTGGAATATGCATCAAAGGAAATGACTGGAACAAATGTTGGAGCATTATTATTTAAGAATTCCTACGTTTCATTGGAACCCAGTATTTATGACAATGAATTTACTGGAGTCTCAAAGCCAGTGTTTCTAGATGGTACAGCTGCGCCAAAG TACGTTTTCAATGCAACTGTAATTGACATTGCTCAAACTCATTGGGTTAGAAGTTTCACGGATTCTACAAAACATACAAAAGTT TCCGATGGTACACTGTTGCATCATCGTTTTGATGCAAAATGGAAAAGAGGAGAGGAAGTGGAAAAGATGTTCACATACTTCCCTAACAATACCTCAGAGCATGTTGCAAGTATGCAAAAGACT TCATTGACAATATTCAATGGGTCGCCACCAATGTTTTCTTTCGATTTAATCAATGGATTAAACAATTGTGTTCTGCGAATTAA GGAAACACCAAATACTTGCCAAAGCACCGGTGGAATGTGTAGAGCTCATATGGATAGAATGTCCGAATGGATTTATGATAAAACTAAGAACATTTTCTTATAA